One genomic segment of Arcobacter porcinus includes these proteins:
- the moeB gene encoding molybdopterin-synthase adenylyltransferase MoeB, whose product MLETFEKDRLSLDEINRYSRHLIVPQIGLQGQLKLKNSKVLVVGTGALGSPVLLYLAAAGVGTLGIIDFDKVEESNLQRQVIHNTNSINRSKVESAKEQINLINPNINIISIEDRLTSNNALEIIKEFDLVVDGTDNFPTRYLINDACVLLHKPFVYGAIFRFEGQVSVFNKNGGACYRCLFKEPPAPGKVQSCAEAGVLGVLPGIVGTIQANEAIKLILNIGESLDNRLLTLNALKMKFFEYKIEKNNECPVCSKNPSIKELIDYNLFCGIEDNIDDIIVDEIDLNELKAILENEDLQIVDIRENIKEDEKLIKSSEQIDIKEILEDLSILNNQKKVVLVCKIGLKSKEAIIKLKKAGYSGKIYSLKGGITSLQNSIKE is encoded by the coding sequence ATGCTTGAAACTTTTGAGAAAGATAGACTTTCACTTGATGAGATAAATAGATATAGTAGGCATTTAATAGTTCCACAAATTGGTCTTCAAGGACAATTAAAACTAAAAAATTCAAAAGTTTTAGTTGTTGGAACAGGTGCTTTGGGTTCTCCTGTTTTATTATATCTAGCAGCTGCTGGAGTTGGAACTCTTGGAATTATAGATTTTGATAAAGTAGAAGAGTCAAATCTTCAAAGACAAGTTATTCACAATACAAACTCAATAAACAGATCAAAAGTAGAATCAGCAAAAGAGCAGATAAACTTAATAAATCCAAATATAAATATTATTTCAATAGAAGATAGATTAACAAGTAATAATGCATTAGAAATTATTAAAGAGTTTGATCTAGTTGTAGATGGAACAGATAATTTTCCAACAAGATATTTAATAAATGATGCTTGTGTATTGTTACATAAGCCTTTTGTCTATGGAGCGATATTTAGATTTGAAGGGCAAGTTTCTGTATTTAATAAAAATGGTGGAGCTTGTTATAGATGTTTATTTAAAGAGCCACCAGCACCAGGAAAAGTACAATCTTGTGCAGAAGCTGGAGTTTTAGGAGTTTTACCTGGAATTGTAGGAACAATTCAAGCAAATGAAGCTATAAAACTTATTTTAAATATTGGAGAAAGTTTAGATAATAGACTTTTGACTTTAAACGCATTAAAAATGAAATTTTTTGAGTATAAAATAGAAAAAAACAATGAATGCCCTGTTTGTAGCAAAAATCCAAGTATAAAAGAGCTAATTGATTATAATTTATTTTGTGGAATAGAAGATAATATCGACGATATTATCGTAGATGAGATAGATTTAAATGAGTTAAAAGCTATACTTGAAAATGAAGATTTACAAATAGTTGATATTAGAGAAAATATAAAAGAAGATGAAAAGTTAATAAAGAGTTCAGAACAAATAGATATAAAAGAGATACTTGAAGATTTAAGTATCTTAAATAATCAAAAAAAAGTTGTATTAGTTTGTAAAATAGGATTAAAAAGTAAAGAAGCTATAATAAAACTAAAAAAAGCTGGATATTCAGGTAAAATTTACTCTTTAAAGGGTGGAATTACATCTTTGCAAAATTCTATAAAAGAGTAA
- a CDS encoding EAL domain-containing protein, which yields MVNSNEITFPKRRDFIQDSLDKKFNKLAIFDITGFGNVNHYYGYEFGEKILKLVSSRLEDKFKNGNIYYLGADIFAVTSNENIEKDIFIHAIKSIIWYFGYSPIELDGYRVYIPLRVGVAIDYDELLFSAEYALKQTRVLKHNLVVYDKKEHHICHPNSSNIEQELYWETQIIQAVKKEKFEIFAQLISNQYEKKYEVLVRMKDSKGDLISPFFFIDRAKKINLYSSITKQVIQKSFEFFADKNISFNINLSISDILDKDVFDYLIQKIYEFGIAEFLTIEITESEGIDNLEEVITFINIVKSLGVKIAIDDFGTGYSNFSYLVKLQADFIKLDGSIIQDINRSKSARAVIEAIVFFAKKVGMRTVAEFVSTKEIYDTCKELEIDYFQGYWFDEPKSVKELRII from the coding sequence ATGGTAAATAGCAATGAGATAACATTTCCTAAAAGAAGAGATTTTATACAAGATAGTCTTGATAAAAAATTTAATAAGTTAGCGATTTTTGATATAACAGGTTTTGGTAATGTAAATCATTATTATGGCTATGAATTTGGAGAAAAGATTTTAAAACTAGTATCTTCAAGATTGGAAGATAAGTTCAAAAATGGAAATATCTACTATTTAGGTGCTGATATTTTTGCTGTTACATCAAATGAAAATATAGAAAAAGATATATTTATTCATGCTATAAAATCTATTATTTGGTATTTTGGTTACTCTCCAATTGAGCTTGATGGATATAGAGTTTATATTCCACTAAGAGTTGGTGTTGCAATAGATTATGATGAGCTTCTGTTTTCAGCAGAATATGCTTTAAAACAAACAAGAGTATTAAAACATAATTTAGTTGTTTATGATAAAAAAGAGCATCATATTTGTCATCCAAATTCATCTAATATTGAACAAGAACTTTACTGGGAAACACAAATAATTCAAGCTGTAAAGAAAGAAAAGTTTGAGATATTTGCTCAATTAATAAGTAATCAATATGAGAAAAAATATGAGGTTTTAGTTAGAATGAAAGATTCAAAAGGGGATTTAATCTCACCTTTTTTCTTCATAGATAGAGCAAAAAAGATAAATTTATATAGTTCTATTACAAAACAAGTAATACAAAAATCATTTGAGTTTTTTGCAGATAAAAATATATCATTTAATATAAATTTATCAATTAGTGATATTTTAGATAAAGATGTTTTTGATTATTTAATACAAAAAATTTATGAGTTTGGAATTGCTGAATTTTTAACTATTGAAATAACTGAAAGTGAAGGAATAGATAATCTTGAAGAGGTTATAACTTTTATAAATATTGTTAAAAGTTTAGGAGTTAAAATAGCAATAGATGATTTTGGAACAGGGTACTCAAATTTCTCATACTTAGTAAAACTTCAAGCAGATTTTATAAAATTAGATGGCTCTATAATTCAAGATATAAATAGGTCAAAATCAGCAAGAGCTGTAATAGAAGCCATTGTTTTCTTTGCAAAAAAAGTTGGAATGAGAACGGTTGCTGAGTTTGTATCAACAAAAGAGATTTATGATACTTGTAAGGAGCTAGAAATAGATTATTTTCAAGGATATTGGTTTGATGAACCAAAAAGTGTTAAAGAGTTAAGAATAATCTAA
- a CDS encoding sulfite reductase, with protein sequence MSHKLNIEKIKNDKSSNDIIADIFYYCVTGEMVSIEDLERFKWHGIYVENEDQTSFRLKIPLPLGELNLLQLKTILELLKRFNLNEVNFNEGQKLEFRNIKLSTIPNIFNILQESSLSSFFESGHSIKNVLTCPVNGLDSTQLFDVEDLANKLNYTFVGNKNFFNLPNSLQFAISGYPEGCDAGIIPDVSFNARKNLKDKIVFEIKVGSTSIGNIAYSQVIPTARAIANIYKDYGQREDYSSTDFKSFIDNLELINFSHILSSMLDFKIFDSSLINSNIEPKKPRMGIHKSAKDGFSYIGLNSKYKSFTQNKLEEFIKSLEENQASRIKITHKSNIIILDAPSKNSENLHSNLLEIEL encoded by the coding sequence ATGTCACACAAATTAAATATTGAAAAAATAAAAAATGATAAATCAAGCAATGACATTATTGCTGATATATTTTATTACTGTGTTACAGGTGAGATGGTTTCTATAGAAGATTTGGAGCGTTTTAAATGGCATGGAATTTATGTTGAAAATGAAGATCAAACAAGCTTTAGACTAAAGATTCCTCTTCCTTTAGGAGAGCTAAATCTACTTCAATTAAAAACTATTTTAGAACTATTAAAAAGATTTAATTTAAATGAAGTAAATTTCAATGAAGGGCAAAAACTAGAGTTTAGAAACATAAAGTTATCAACTATTCCAAATATCTTTAATATCTTACAAGAATCCTCTTTGTCAAGTTTTTTTGAATCTGGTCATAGTATAAAAAATGTTTTAACTTGTCCTGTAAATGGTCTTGATTCAACTCAACTTTTTGATGTTGAAGATTTAGCAAATAAGCTAAATTACACTTTTGTTGGGAATAAAAACTTCTTCAATCTTCCAAACTCTTTGCAATTTGCAATAAGTGGTTATCCTGAAGGTTGTGATGCTGGAATTATTCCTGATGTTAGTTTTAATGCAAGAAAAAACCTAAAAGACAAAATTGTATTTGAGATAAAAGTAGGCTCTACTTCTATTGGAAATATTGCTTATTCACAAGTTATTCCAACAGCAAGGGCTATTGCAAATATATATAAAGATTATGGGCAAAGAGAAGATTATTCAAGTACAGATTTTAAAAGTTTTATAGATAATTTAGAACTAATAAATTTCTCTCATATTTTATCTTCTATGCTTGACTTTAAGATATTTGATTCATCTTTAATAAATTCAAATATAGAACCAAAAAAACCAAGAATGGGTATTCATAAAAGTGCAAAAGATGGCTTTTCATATATTGGTTTAAACTCAAAATATAAAAGTTTTACACAAAATAAACTTGAAGAATTTATTAAATCTTTAGAAGAGAATCAAGCTAGTAGAATAAAAATAACACACAAATCAAATATTATTATACTTGATGCTCCTTCAAAAAATAGTGAGAATTTACATTCAAATCTTTTAGAAATAGAACTTTAG
- a CDS encoding SCO family protein: MKIVYKILIALFIVGSSILLLEPLVDNFKENKNYSFNLDTADGEITKDDFKSKVLAVYFGYTFCPDVCPTSLSALSQAINQLEEEKKDEVIGLFISVDPNRDKLGNLKEYANYFHKNFIGASSTKENIDDIVKRYGSNYEYIYLKGSAIDYSVAHTSYIYIFDKDGKFVERIDHFADVDKIKEILKEVLRQR; encoded by the coding sequence ATGAAAATAGTTTATAAAATCTTAATAGCATTATTTATAGTAGGTTCATCTATACTATTGCTAGAACCTTTAGTAGATAATTTTAAAGAGAATAAAAATTATAGTTTTAATTTAGATACAGCAGATGGAGAAATTACAAAAGATGATTTCAAAAGCAAAGTTTTGGCTGTTTATTTTGGATATACATTTTGTCCAGATGTTTGCCCAACATCATTAAGTGCTCTATCTCAAGCTATTAATCAATTAGAAGAAGAAAAAAAAGATGAGGTAATAGGGCTTTTTATAAGTGTTGATCCAAATAGAGATAAACTAGGAAATTTAAAAGAGTATGCAAATTATTTTCATAAGAATTTTATAGGAGCTAGTTCAACAAAAGAGAATATTGATGATATTGTAAAAAGATATGGTTCTAATTATGAGTATATATATTTAAAAGGCTCAGCTATAGATTACTCTGTTGCTCACACTTCATATATCTATATTTTTGATAAAGATGGAAAATTTGTAGAGAGAATTGATCATTTTGCAGATGTAGATAAGATAAAAGAGATTTTAAAAGAAGTATTAAGACAGAGATAA
- a CDS encoding metallophosphoesterase has translation MIFLTFTIAIIHDIISIGLKKTKYKKNRRDFFKKSLDITTTSIILATNAKAMDNARNIELEAVNIKLNNLKKPYKIVQLSDIHIGGLINQKFIKDLVDKVNILEADIVVITGDLVDTKLDFAKSALDELKNIKSIYGTYFIVGNHEYFHDVSQIISYVNSLGIKVLENDSVYIGEDDFGFNLAGVYDRFGYRFGSYIPDINKTLETCKKDSPTVLLAHQPKYIKDLEHELENTKDIDLILSGHTHGGQIFPFNFLVKLEQPYVKGLHQHNAFTQIYINKGTGFWGPPMRLGASSEITILSLS, from the coding sequence GTGATTTTTCTAACATTTACAATAGCTATTATTCACGATATCATCTCAATTGGTTTAAAAAAAACTAAATACAAAAAAAATAGAAGAGATTTCTTTAAAAAATCACTTGATATAACTACTACTTCAATAATTCTTGCAACAAATGCAAAAGCTATGGATAATGCAAGAAATATAGAACTTGAAGCTGTAAATATAAAATTAAATAATCTAAAAAAACCTTATAAAATTGTTCAACTAAGTGATATTCATATTGGAGGACTTATAAATCAAAAATTCATAAAAGATCTTGTGGATAAAGTAAATATACTAGAGGCTGATATTGTGGTAATTACTGGAGATTTAGTTGATACAAAATTAGATTTCGCAAAATCTGCTTTAGATGAATTAAAAAATATAAAATCTATTTATGGAACATATTTTATAGTTGGAAATCATGAGTATTTTCATGATGTTTCACAAATAATCTCTTATGTAAACTCTTTAGGAATAAAAGTTTTAGAAAATGATTCTGTATATATTGGAGAAGATGATTTTGGATTTAATTTAGCTGGAGTTTATGATAGATTTGGATATAGATTTGGTTCATATATTCCAGATATAAATAAAACTTTAGAAACTTGTAAAAAAGATTCTCCAACTGTTCTTTTGGCTCATCAACCAAAATATATTAAAGATTTAGAACATGAGTTAGAAAATACAAAGGATATTGATTTGATTCTTTCTGGGCATACCCACGGTGGACAAATCTTTCCTTTTAATTTCTTGGTAAAACTTGAGCAACCTTATGTAAAAGGGCTTCATCAACACAATGCTTTTACACAAATTTATATAAATAAAGGAACAGGTTTTTGGGGACCACCTATGCGACTTGGGGCTAGTAGTGAAATAACTATTTTATCTCTGTCTTAA
- a CDS encoding saccharopine dehydrogenase C-terminal domain-containing protein, with the protein MKVVFFGVGAVCSVISTLLSEQADKNKKSCVNFLFIVRSEKRARQHFYRNIELLENSDFLEVENFDDIFNNPDKYKKELKGFDIFINSSTPSYNINIMKLALKFNANYADLASDIYKDDVINSLKFEQQSLEKEFKNRNLFALINLGISPGITNFLIGDRINSIRNLPYDVKITKIELNLLEELQSKKLIFSWSPKVAIDELAFPPIFVKNNKIKKIEPFSKSKIYKFPYFRNIVDIYPVFQEELISLKDSFPEIENIKLNIGGNELELMKNLYQLNLFSDKYCIDNEDEKISINSVIKNIIPKMKSPEVIEDYIKKKTIKYAEFSAIADIYLEVSHPKSKKKIKSIESIGLSFSKYLDLLKTPYSGSTYVSYPTGIGAGIIIFYSLLKKESLSGVILSENLPKIFGEKLNDIIKRELSSYKINIYSQIK; encoded by the coding sequence ATGAAAGTAGTGTTCTTTGGAGTTGGTGCAGTTTGTAGTGTTATTTCAACACTTTTGAGTGAACAAGCAGATAAAAACAAAAAAAGTTGTGTAAATTTCTTATTTATTGTAAGAAGTGAAAAAAGAGCCAGACAACATTTTTATAGAAATATTGAATTGTTAGAAAACTCAGATTTTTTAGAAGTAGAAAATTTTGATGATATTTTTAATAATCCAGATAAATATAAAAAAGAGTTAAAAGGTTTTGATATTTTTATAAATAGTTCAACACCTTCATACAATATAAATATTATGAAATTAGCTTTAAAGTTCAATGCAAATTATGCAGATTTAGCTAGTGATATTTACAAAGATGATGTTATAAACTCTTTAAAATTTGAGCAACAAAGCCTTGAAAAAGAGTTTAAAAATAGAAATCTTTTTGCACTTATAAATCTTGGAATATCTCCTGGAATCACAAATTTTTTAATTGGAGATAGAATTAACTCTATTAGAAATCTTCCTTATGATGTAAAAATTACAAAAATAGAATTAAATCTTTTAGAAGAGTTACAATCAAAAAAACTTATATTTTCTTGGTCACCAAAAGTTGCAATAGATGAACTTGCTTTTCCACCAATTTTTGTTAAAAATAATAAAATTAAGAAAATTGAGCCATTTTCAAAATCAAAAATCTATAAGTTTCCATATTTTAGAAATATAGTTGATATCTATCCTGTTTTCCAAGAGGAGCTAATATCTTTAAAAGATAGTTTTCCTGAAATTGAAAATATAAAGTTAAATATTGGTGGAAATGAGCTTGAACTTATGAAGAATCTATATCAACTTAATCTATTTTCAGATAAATACTGTATTGATAATGAAGATGAGAAAATATCTATAAATAGTGTTATTAAAAATATAATCCCTAAAATGAAAAGCCCTGAAGTTATAGAAGATTATATAAAAAAGAAAACTATAAAATATGCTGAGTTTTCTGCTATTGCTGATATTTATTTAGAAGTTTCTCATCCAAAAAGTAAAAAAAAGATTAAAAGTATTGAATCAATTGGATTATCATTTAGTAAATATCTTGACCTTTTAAAAACTCCATATAGTGGAAGCACTTATGTCTCATATCCAACAGGAATTGGAGCTGGAATAATAATTTTCTACTCTTTACTAAAAAAAGAGAGTTTAAGTGGTGTAATATTAAGTGAAAATCTTCCAAAAATATTTGGAGAAAAGCTAAATGATATTATAAAAAGAGAGTTAAGTAGCTATAAAATAAATATTTATAGCCAGATTAAATAG
- a CDS encoding aminotransferase class V-fold PLP-dependent enzyme: MHNNIFRPFLNENVDKENFLKYNTIGKHKDKYFDFTASGLPFRQIENRIHEVLEFYANTHSKESGNAKITTSYYEGARENLKKSLELDDSFAILPNGAGATSAIKHLQELLGLYIPPATKARLKNKIDKKSMPLVIVGPYEHHSNEVSFRESLAQVKRVKLQEDGLIDLNHLEKILEKNKKREIIGSFTIASNVSGIITCYKKISNLLKKYNALVCFDAAASSPYMNISCKYYDAMFLSPHKLLGGVGSSGILVVKKDLIDTKLAPTFSGGGTVKYVNKDKQIYEKSIEIREDAGTPAIIQFIKASLAYQLRDEVGLEYIYNKKEELYSYLLNEIKTIPNLVIYGNKKSINIGILSFNIKDFNPYELCSKLSYTKNFQTRAGCSCAGPYGHDLLNLKKVSMKNRPGWLRVGVHFTHTKEQIKDLVDEIKALIN, encoded by the coding sequence ATGCACAATAATATTTTTAGACCATTTTTAAATGAAAATGTAGATAAAGAAAACTTCCTAAAATATAACACAATAGGAAAACACAAAGATAAATATTTTGATTTTACTGCGTCAGGATTACCATTTAGACAGATAGAAAATAGGATTCATGAAGTTTTAGAGTTTTATGCAAACACTCACTCAAAAGAGTCAGGAAATGCAAAAATTACAACATCTTACTATGAAGGTGCAAGAGAAAATCTTAAAAAATCTTTAGAACTTGATGATAGCTTTGCAATTTTACCAAATGGGGCTGGAGCAACATCAGCAATAAAACATTTGCAAGAACTTTTAGGACTTTATATTCCACCTGCAACAAAAGCTAGATTAAAAAATAAAATAGATAAAAAATCTATGCCTTTAGTAATTGTTGGACCTTATGAACACCATTCAAATGAAGTATCTTTTAGAGAATCTTTAGCCCAAGTAAAAAGAGTTAAACTACAAGAAGATGGATTAATAGATTTAAATCATCTTGAAAAAATTCTTGAAAAAAATAAGAAAAGAGAGATAATAGGATCTTTTACAATAGCTTCAAATGTAAGTGGAATAATAACTTGTTACAAAAAAATATCTAATCTTTTAAAAAAATACAATGCTCTTGTTTGCTTTGATGCTGCTGCTTCAAGTCCTTATATGAATATTTCTTGTAAATACTATGATGCAATGTTCTTATCTCCTCACAAGCTTTTAGGTGGAGTTGGTTCATCTGGAATTTTAGTTGTAAAAAAAGATTTAATAGATACAAAACTAGCTCCAACTTTTAGTGGTGGTGGAACTGTAAAATATGTAAACAAAGATAAGCAAATATATGAAAAAAGTATAGAAATAAGAGAAGATGCAGGAACTCCTGCAATTATTCAATTTATTAAAGCAAGTCTTGCATATCAGCTAAGAGATGAAGTTGGTCTTGAATATATCTATAATAAAAAAGAAGAGCTTTACTCTTATCTTTTAAATGAAATAAAAACTATCCCAAATCTTGTAATTTATGGAAATAAAAAAAGTATAAATATAGGTATATTATCATTTAATATAAAAGATTTTAATCCTTATGAACTATGTTCTAAACTATCTTATACAAAAAATTTTCAAACAAGAGCTGGTTGTTCTTGTGCTGGACCTTACGGACATGATTTATTAAATCTAAAAAAAGTATCTATGAAGAATCGTCCAGGATGGTTAAGAGTTGGTGTTCATTTTACTCATACAAAAGAGCAAATAAAAGATTTAGTAGATGAGATAAAAGCTCTAATTAATTAG
- the trpB gene encoding tryptophan synthase subunit beta: MQRQKPYLDSFPDVNGYFGKFGGSFIPAELEKPFSQINEAYNKLSKDFNFINELKNIRKYYQGRPTPIYYAKNISNKVGGNIYLKREDLNHTGAHKLNHCMAEALLAKHLGKKKLIAETGAGQHGVALATAAAYFGLECEIHMGEVDIKKEYPNVVKMKILGAKIVAVTKGLKTLKEAVDSAFEAYLKDTENSMFAIGSVVGPHPFPKMVRDFQSVIGFEAREQFLQMTGKLPDMVTACVGGGSNAMGIFSAFIDDSVKLYAVEPAGKGDKIGEHSASLTYGEEGIMHGFNSIMLKNENKEPAPVHSIASGIDYPSVGPEHAYLNSIGRTNIGLCSDDEAVEAFYTLSRLEGIIPALESSHALAFAMKYAKEHKDESILVSLSGRGDKDIDFVIENYPLV, from the coding sequence ATGCAAAGACAAAAACCTTATTTAGATAGTTTTCCAGATGTAAATGGTTATTTTGGGAAGTTTGGTGGCTCTTTTATTCCAGCAGAGTTAGAAAAACCATTTTCACAGATAAATGAAGCATATAATAAACTATCAAAAGATTTTAATTTTATAAATGAGTTAAAAAATATAAGGAAATATTACCAAGGAAGACCAACTCCTATATATTATGCAAAAAATATATCAAATAAAGTTGGTGGAAATATATATCTAAAAAGAGAAGATTTAAATCATACAGGAGCACATAAATTAAATCACTGTATGGCTGAAGCACTTTTAGCAAAACATTTAGGAAAGAAAAAACTAATAGCTGAAACAGGAGCAGGGCAACATGGAGTTGCTTTAGCAACTGCGGCCGCTTATTTTGGTTTAGAGTGTGAAATTCATATGGGTGAAGTTGATATAAAAAAAGAGTATCCAAATGTTGTAAAGATGAAAATATTAGGTGCAAAAATAGTAGCAGTTACAAAAGGATTAAAAACATTAAAAGAGGCTGTTGATAGTGCATTTGAAGCATATTTAAAAGATACAGAAAACTCTATGTTTGCTATTGGATCTGTTGTTGGTCCTCATCCTTTTCCTAAAATGGTAAGAGATTTCCAAAGTGTAATAGGATTTGAAGCAAGAGAGCAGTTTTTACAGATGACTGGAAAACTTCCAGATATGGTTACTGCTTGTGTTGGTGGTGGAAGTAATGCTATGGGAATATTTAGTGCTTTTATAGATGATAGTGTAAAACTATATGCAGTTGAACCAGCTGGAAAAGGTGATAAAATAGGAGAACATAGTGCAAGTTTAACTTATGGAGAAGAGGGTATTATGCACGGATTTAACTCTATTATGTTAAAAAATGAAAATAAAGAACCAGCACCTGTTCACTCAATTGCTAGTGGAATTGATTATCCATCAGTTGGACCTGAACATGCATATTTAAATAGTATTGGAAGAACAAATATTGGACTTTGTAGTGATGATGAAGCAGTTGAAGCATTTTATACTTTATCAAGACTAGAAGGAATAATACCAGCTTTAGAATCTTCTCATGCACTTGCATTTGCTATGAAATATGCAAAAGAGCATAAAGATGAATCAATTCTTGTTAGTTTAAGTGGAAGAGGCGATAAAGATATTGATTTTGTAATTGAAAATTATCCTTTAGTTTAA
- a CDS encoding copper chaperone PCu(A)C, which translates to MKKILTILLFGATLLLASNSINVSDAYARATPPNMPNSAAFMSLENITDKDISLVKATSNVANVVELHTHDMKNGVMKMYEVEEILVKANNNTVLKPSGYHIMLIGLNKPLKEGDFIDLSLEFSNGEIKNLKLEVKSVMKGMMNHH; encoded by the coding sequence ATGAAAAAGATTTTAACTATATTATTATTTGGAGCTACACTTCTTTTAGCTTCAAATTCTATAAATGTAAGTGATGCCTATGCAAGAGCAACTCCACCAAACATGCCAAATAGTGCAGCTTTTATGAGTTTAGAAAATATTACAGATAAAGATATCTCACTTGTAAAAGCTACTTCAAATGTAGCAAATGTTGTTGAACTTCATACTCATGATATGAAAAATGGTGTTATGAAAATGTATGAAGTAGAAGAGATTTTAGTAAAGGCAAATAACAATACAGTTTTAAAACCAAGTGGATATCATATTATGTTAATAGGATTGAATAAACCTTTAAAAGAGGGTGATTTTATAGATTTATCTTTAGAATTTTCAAATGGAGAGATAAAGAATTTAAAGCTTGAAGTAAAAAGTGTTATGAAAGGGATGATGAATCATCATTAA